The region TGAACGTGAGTCAAAGGCAGAAGACAATGAAACAAGAATGCCTGTAAAACGTGACAAACGTAAAATTGGCCGTAACGAGAATTGCTGGTGCGGTAGTAACAAGAAGTACAAGGATTGTCATTTGATGGAAGACAGAAAGAATGACTAATTCCTTAGCATAAGCAAGTTTAAGCTTGAGATAGTTTAGGATGACTTGTTAAGCAGGCAGTGACATTGGTCGCTGCCTGTTTTGCTATTATTAGTTTATGAACTAAAAGAAAAATTGGAAACGAGCTAGTATGTTTAAGAAAGAATTATTGGTTTTGGTGCCACAAGCTAAAAAATACGTATTTTTCGTCGCCATATGTCGATGGATCAGTTTGTTATCGCATATAGTCTTTGTTTTTGTGTTTGCCAAATTTTTAGAACAATTATTATTTAAACAGAATTTAGCTTGGCTTAATTTATGTTTAGTTGCCTTTTTACAAGCAATAGTTATCCGTGGTATTTGTGAAATTTTACAGAGTCGTTTTGCGTTCCAAGCTAGTGCTGATGTCAAACAGGTTTTGCGGGCTAAATTATTTGCCAAATTATTACAGATTGGGCCCAATTATGCTGATTATGTTTCCACAGCGACAGTTATGCAATTAGCCACAGAAGGAGTTGAACAATTAGAAAGCTATTTCAGCGGTTACCTACCACAGTTCTTTTATGCCATGCTTGCTCCTTGCACCTTATTTATCTGCTTGGCTCCGATTTACTTTACAGGTAGTTTAGTTCTGTTTATCGGTGTACCTTTAATACCAGTTTCGATAGTCATTGTGCAGAAAATAGCAAAACGGATAATTGCTAAATATTGGAATTCCTACACTGGCATGAGCGACCATTTCTTGGAAAATATCGAGGGATTAACTACCTTAAAAGTTTATCAAGCAGATGAAATTAAAGCGAAAGAAATGGAAAAAGAGGCTGAAAGCTTTCGGATAGCTACTATGCGTGTGCTGTTGATGCAATTAAATTCAATCAGTGTCATGGATCTATTTACATACGGAGGAGCAGCTGTTGGCATTTATCTAGCTTGTCGAGCTTTTTATTTAGCAAATATTTCTTTTTCTACAGCTTGTATATTTATCTTGCTGGCTAGTCAGTTTTTCTTGCCTCTACGTAGCTTAGGTGCTTATTTCCATATCGCAATGAATGGAATGACTTCGACAGATAAGATAATGGCAATTTTACAGACTAAAGAAATGAAAGATGGTAATACAGTTTGCTCAACTGAGTTTAAGCAAATTACACTTTGCAACTTGTCATTTACCTATGCAAATAAAAAAGAAAATGTGCTGGCTAATTTGAATTTGGATTTGCAAGATAAGGGTTTATATGCGCTTGTGGGAGAATCTGGTTGTGGTAAATCAACCCTTGCCAATATTTTAGCAGCTAAATTGCGTAATTATAGTGGTCAATATCTCATTAATGGCATAGATAGCAAAAGCATGACGAGGCAGAGCTTGTATCAGAATATAACTTGTGTAGGCTTGGATAGTTATGTATTTAAGGGAACTGTGCGTTCCAATTTAAAGTTAGCTGATGCAGATGCTAGTGCTGAACAAATGCAAGAGGTTTTGCAGGAAGTTAATTTGATAGATGATTTCTTGCCAACTGGCGGCCTAGACAGTGTGATAAGTGAGGGAGGTGCTAATTTGTCAGGTGGACAAAGACAGCGCTTAGTATTGGCGCGTGCTTTGTTAAAACCAACAGCATTTTATGTCTTTGATGAGGTAACAAGTAATATTGATATTGAGAGCGAAGCTATAATCATGGCGAAAATTTATGCGCTAGCTCAGAAAAAAACAGTTTGCTTAATTTCACATCGTCTTGCTAATGTTGTACCTGCCAAACAAATTTATTTTTTGGATAAGGGTAAAATTGTTGAAAGTGGGACGCATGCAGAATTAATTACGAAAAATGGTCCTTATGCTCAACTATTTAATAAACAGGCAGAGCTTGAACATTATGGTTGGGGGAATTAAGTATGCGCAATAATGTGAGAGATAAAAAGTTTAATAGACGAAGTGGCTTAGTGATTATGGGCAGGCTACTTAAATTGATTCGCAACTTATTACCAGTAATAGCTTTAGCTGTGTTGTTTGGCGTTTTAGGCTATTTGTCTATGACAGCCATTCCAACGTTAGCTATGCAAGCTTTGCTAAAATTTTTGCAGGAACAAGGCAAATTATCCAATGCGAACTTTTGCTTCAAATTTGCCAATGTTAATAGCATATTAGGATTGATGGTGATAGTAGCTGTTTTGAGAGGCTTTCTTCATTATGCGGAACAATATTGTAATCACTATATCGCCTTTAAGATTCTAGCTTTAATCAGGCATAGGGTGTTTATAGCTTTGCGCAGATTGTGTCCTGCTAAGTTGGAAGTAAAAGAAAGAGGCAACTTAATTTCAGTTCTGACGAGTGATATTGAGTTATTAGAAGTGTTTTATGCACATACAATTTCGCCAATTGCTATTTGCATTATTGTATGCACTGCTTTAATTGTCTTTTTCGCCTATTATCACTGGAGTATTGCTTTATTAGCCTTGCTAGCTTATTTATTTGTTGGAGTGGTCGTACCTTTGGTGAATAGTAAATTGGGTAATAAAGTTGGTGTTGCTTTTCGTGAACAAATGTCTGACATGGACAGCTTCGTGCTTGAATCATTGCGTGGCATAGAAGATATTATGATGTTAGGTTATGGCGAAAAACAGGCTGCTAAATTGAGTGAAGAATCAAATTCGCTTAAAGGTCAGGCAAGTAAATTGACGAAATATAGCGCTTGGCAAAAAACGTTAACTTTAATTTCTATCTTTTTAGCTAGTTGTGGCAATCTACTTTTAACAATTAACTTATATCAACGAGGTAGCTTAGGCGTTGATGGCATAGCGATTACTTCAATTACACTTATGTCCTCTTTTGCGCCGACAATTGCCTTAGCTAATTTGTCTAATAGCTTGAATTTGACTTTTGCAAGTGGGGAAAGAGTGCTATCTCTATTAGATGAACAAGCCGTAGTTGATGAGGTAGAGGGTGAAATAGAGACTGAAACGTTTGAAAATATGTTAGTAGACGCTGTTTCATTTTCTTATGGCCCTAAAGCTGTTTTGACTAATTACACGTTAAATATTTTGCCGAAGCAAATTATCGGCATTTATGGCCCAAGTGGTTGTGGAAAATCAACGTTTCTGAAATTATTAATGCGCTTTTGGGATGTTAAAACAGGTGCAATTTATTTAAATAAGCGAGATTTAAGAGAGTATCCGACCAGTAATTTGCGTAAAACAGAGAGCTATATCAGTCAAGACACTCAGCTTTTTAAGGGGACAATTCGAGAAAATATTGCCATTGCCAAAATGGATGCTAGCTTAGATGAAATTGAAAGCGCTGCAAAAAAAGCCGCTATTCATGATTTTATTATGTCTTTATCTAAAGGTTATGACACGGAATTAGAAGAACTTGGTGCTGGTCTTTCAGGTGGACAAAGGCAGCGAATAGGACTTGCGAGAGCCTTTTTGCATGACTCAGAGCTTATCTTATTAGATGAACCAACATCTAATTTGGATGCCCTCAATGAAGGCTTGATTTTGAAAAAGCTTAAGGAAGAAGCTAAGACTAAAACTATAGTTTTAGTTTCACACCGTGAATCTACTTTGAGAATAGCTGATAAGGTTGTTAATTGCGGGAAAGCATAAGCAACTTGCAATGCAAAAACATAATATACAAAGAACATATGCAACAGCAATTTTTGTTTACAACAAACTAAATATATTTTGTTATACTTAGAAGAGTACTTTGACAAGTCAACTTGATAACTTTGGGGATGTAAAGGCTTCGACAGGGTTGTTGAGATTGGAATAGCGGGTAGAGGATGCGCGTTGGCCTCTTTAAAAAACGGGCAAAAAATTTAGTT is a window of Amygdalobacter nucleatus DNA encoding:
- a CDS encoding ABC transporter ATP-binding protein/permease; this encodes MFKKELLVLVPQAKKYVFFVAICRWISLLSHIVFVFVFAKFLEQLLFKQNLAWLNLCLVAFLQAIVIRGICEILQSRFAFQASADVKQVLRAKLFAKLLQIGPNYADYVSTATVMQLATEGVEQLESYFSGYLPQFFYAMLAPCTLFICLAPIYFTGSLVLFIGVPLIPVSIVIVQKIAKRIIAKYWNSYTGMSDHFLENIEGLTTLKVYQADEIKAKEMEKEAESFRIATMRVLLMQLNSISVMDLFTYGGAAVGIYLACRAFYLANISFSTACIFILLASQFFLPLRSLGAYFHIAMNGMTSTDKIMAILQTKEMKDGNTVCSTEFKQITLCNLSFTYANKKENVLANLNLDLQDKGLYALVGESGCGKSTLANILAAKLRNYSGQYLINGIDSKSMTRQSLYQNITCVGLDSYVFKGTVRSNLKLADADASAEQMQEVLQEVNLIDDFLPTGGLDSVISEGGANLSGGQRQRLVLARALLKPTAFYVFDEVTSNIDIESEAIIMAKIYALAQKKTVCLISHRLANVVPAKQIYFLDKGKIVESGTHAELITKNGPYAQLFNKQAELEHYGWGN
- a CDS encoding amino acid ABC transporter ATP-binding/permease protein — translated: MRNNVRDKKFNRRSGLVIMGRLLKLIRNLLPVIALAVLFGVLGYLSMTAIPTLAMQALLKFLQEQGKLSNANFCFKFANVNSILGLMVIVAVLRGFLHYAEQYCNHYIAFKILALIRHRVFIALRRLCPAKLEVKERGNLISVLTSDIELLEVFYAHTISPIAICIIVCTALIVFFAYYHWSIALLALLAYLFVGVVVPLVNSKLGNKVGVAFREQMSDMDSFVLESLRGIEDIMMLGYGEKQAAKLSEESNSLKGQASKLTKYSAWQKTLTLISIFLASCGNLLLTINLYQRGSLGVDGIAITSITLMSSFAPTIALANLSNSLNLTFASGERVLSLLDEQAVVDEVEGEIETETFENMLVDAVSFSYGPKAVLTNYTLNILPKQIIGIYGPSGCGKSTFLKLLMRFWDVKTGAIYLNKRDLREYPTSNLRKTESYISQDTQLFKGTIRENIAIAKMDASLDEIESAAKKAAIHDFIMSLSKGYDTELEELGAGLSGGQRQRIGLARAFLHDSELILLDEPTSNLDALNEGLILKKLKEEAKTKTIVLVSHRESTLRIADKVVNCGKA